A single Hippopotamus amphibius kiboko isolate mHipAmp2 chromosome 5, mHipAmp2.hap2, whole genome shotgun sequence DNA region contains:
- the LOC130854435 gene encoding protein S100-A11-like, whose product MAKLSSPTETEWCIESLIAVFQKHAGQDGNNSKLSKAKFLIFMNTGLGAFTKNQKDPGVLDRMMKKLDLKSDGQLDFQEFLNLIGGLAIACHESFTKSASSQK is encoded by the coding sequence ATGGCAAAATTATCCAGCCCTACAGAGACTGAATGGTGCATCGAGTCTCTGATTGCTGTCTTCCAAAAGCATGCTGGACAGGACGGTAACAACAGCAAACTCTCCAAGGCCAAGTTCCTAATCTTCATGAATACAGGGCTGGGTGCCTTCACAAAGAACCAGAAGGACCCTGGTGTCCTTGACCGCATGATGAAGAAACTGGACCTCAAGTCTGATGGGCAGCTAGATTTCCAAGAATTTCTTAATCTGATTGGCGGTCTGGCCATAGCTTGCCATGAATCCTTTACGAAGTCTGCCTCTTCCCAGAAGTAG